One segment of Tenrec ecaudatus isolate mTenEca1 chromosome 1, mTenEca1.hap1, whole genome shotgun sequence DNA contains the following:
- the LOC142431699 gene encoding mitochondrial carrier protein SCaMC-3L-like translates to MVPMGDARMDKEGAWWKILLSGAVAGTVSRTSTAPLDRTRVHMQVYSSKKHLMNLLGGLRSLIQEGGFRSLWRGNGINVLKIAPEYGIKFLVYEECKAHFGESSNPIFQENVLAGSLAVAVSQTLINPLEVLKTRLTLGRTGQYDGLGDCVGQILRHEGPAAFYRGYAPNMLGIIPYACTDLAVNKMMNNIRVKSRGDNEEHSQAYNIYTQTVSTVCGQMASYPLTLLRTKLQAKDTVEGSKPSMWAIFRDIVAEQGWPGLFRGLTPTLLKVIPAVGIICTVYTTMKSTLGV, encoded by the exons ATGGTCCCCATGGGGGACGCAAGGATGGACAAGGAGGGGGCCTGGTGGAAGATTCTGCTCTCTGGAGCCGTCGCGGGAACCGTGTCCCGCACCAGCACCGCCCCTCTGGACCGGACCCGAGTGCACATGCAG GTTTACTCTTCCAAAAAACACCTTATGAACCTGCTGGGGGGGTTACGGAGCCTGATCCAGGAGGGAGGCTTCCGCTCGCTGTGGCGCGGCAATGGTATAAACGTGCTCAAGATCGCCCCTGAGTATGGGATCAAGTTTCTCGTCTACGAAGAG TGTAAAGCTCACTTCGGGGAGTCCTCAAACCCCATCTTCCAAGAGAATGTCTTGGCGGGGTCTCTGGCGGTGGCCGTTTCCCAGACGCTCATCAACCCCTTGGAG GTGCTGAAGACCCGCCTCACGCTGGGACGCACAGGCCAGTACGATGGCCTAGGTGACTGCGTCGGCCAGATTCTTCGCCACGAAGGCCCGGCCGCGTTCTATAGGGGTTATGCGCCCAACATGCTTGGCATCATCCCGTATGCCTGCACTGACCTGGCTGTCAATAAg ATGATGAACAACATACGGGTAAAGAGCAGAGGGGATAACGAAGAACACAGCCAGGCTTACAACATCTACACACAGACGGTGTCCACAGTGTGTGGCCAGATGGCTAGCTATCCCCTGACGCTATTAAGGACCAAGCTCCAAGCAAAAG ATACTGTGGAGGGCTCAAAGCCCAGCATGTGGGCCATTTTCAGAGACATCGTGGCTGAGCAGGGCTGGCCGGGGCTCTTCCGAGGCCTAACACCCACTCTATTAAAAGTTATCCCGGCTGTGGGCATCATCTGCACGGTCTATACAACAATGAAAAGCACCCTGGGAGTTTAG